The Dehalococcoidia bacterium DNA window CTGGAGATGCTGGTAGAGCAAGGGATCGAGCCACGGCAGTACTACCCCGAGCTGGGGCCGGGCCAGCAGGAGCTGAGCGTGGCGCACGGCCCAATCCTCGATACGGCCGACACGAGTATCGCCGTGCGCGAGACGGTGCGCGTCGTGGCGGCGGAGCACGGCGCCGTGGCCTCCTTCGCGCCCAAGCCGTTCGTGGACCAGGCGGGCAGCGGCATGCACGTGCATCTCTCGCTCTGGCGCGAGGGGCGCAACCTGCTGTTCGCGCCGGAAGGGCCGCTGGGCATCTCACCGCTGGGGCTGCAGTTCATCGCTGGGATTCTGGACCACGCGCCGGGCCTGCTGGCGCTGACCTGTCCCAGCGTCAACTCCTACAGCCGGCTCGCGCCCGGCATGTGGAGCTCCGCCTACACCTGTTTCGGCTTCGACAACCGCGAGGCGACGGTGCGCGTGCCCTCGCGCTTCCGCGGCATGGAGGAAGCGAGCACGAACCTGGAGATCAAGGCCGTGGACGGCAGCGCCAACCCCTACCTGGCGCTCGGCGCCCTGCTGGCGGCCGGTCTGGACGGCATCGAGCGCGGCCTTGAGCCGGGCGCCCCCGTGAACGTGAACCCGGCCGAGCTGAGCGAGGCCGAGCGCAGGCGGCGCAAGATCCGCCGCTACCCGCCGTCGCTGGGCGAGGCGATCGCGGCGCTGAAGGCCGACACCACGCTCATGGATGCGCTCGGCCCCACGCTCTCGCGCGAAGTGCTGGCCGTTCGCACGTCGGAGTGGGAGACGTTCAAAGACCGCCCGGCCGCCGAGGTGGCGCGGGCGCACTTCGATCGCTACTAACAGATGGTTTCAAA harbors:
- a CDS encoding glutamine synthetase family protein; amino-acid sequence: MNGDDLVARARASGAQLVRFLYCDNGNMVRGKAAHLSALASAADAGIGLTVAMAGFTMAEHLAAGTAQGPVGEVRLVPDPRTFRPLPYNPRQARVLCDMLTLEGEAWEAYPRTFLKRMIARAADAGIEAQAAFEYEFYLARRTAGGFEPWDDSVCFGSASMDSAAEIVDDLLEMLVEQGIEPRQYYPELGPGQQELSVAHGPILDTADTSIAVRETVRVVAAEHGAVASFAPKPFVDQAGSGMHVHLSLWREGRNLLFAPEGPLGISPLGLQFIAGILDHAPGLLALTCPSVNSYSRLAPGMWSSAYTCFGFDNREATVRVPSRFRGMEEASTNLEIKAVDGSANPYLALGALLAAGLDGIERGLEPGAPVNVNPAELSEAERRRRKIRRYPPSLGEAIAALKADTTLMDALGPTLSREVLAVRTSEWETFKDRPAAEVARAHFDRY